The genomic region AAAAGTTGCGACGTATAATTCAGCATTACATTCTATAGTTTTATCCCTATACACATATGCACAAGCTTTTATCATAACGGGTGGGGAGAAGTAGAAACTAATTACTAAAAATGCCCCACCAACGACCCTATGTACACAAGTCATTCCTCTATACCACCTGGAACCCCACGCAGAGAGGGCAATCTTACGGTTCCACCAGAATGAGAGAATGTCACTTCAAACAGTGTTATGTCCAGTTCTTCTTGGACCGGAGTTGAGTGAGCTTGTCCCTCCACAACGCTGCACCAAACAACAACGGTCAACATTGTTGGTAGACCGTAGAGCTACtgatgaaaatgttcaaaCACAAATATGCGGCAAAGACATCAATTCAATGATAAATACAAGGATAACTAAGCTGATATCCCATTTGGATGTATGAATTGGCCACTGGAAATAGGATGGCAGTGGCGGAATCCATAGCGTACAAAACGACTGCAGGAGAAGCCGGTGTAATTCTCCAAAACTTAGGGCTGTTCTTTGTAATATACCTATCTTAAGGTTGTCTATGTTGATAATGACTAAGTTCAAACACGGCCATGGCATGtgtaataatttagatttctGAAAAATCAATCATAATGCCTCTGTCTGCTTATTGACAACAAATACCTGCATCCCTGTAACGTTCCTCAACAGCAGCAATTAGCATGTTGCGTAATAAATTGAACTCCTTTGTCTCAATGCATGGATGGCCAGTAGGTCTGCATCAACAACATATATTAGAATCATTAAGATTGTCAAGACATTGTTGATCTAAGCTAAATCAAGCTTCCCTCTGCAGTTCACAGGTCTTACTAATGTTTGTTAGCCTGAAAAACTCAGGACAAAGTATTTTATTCACAGACAAGACACTAACAAAAATAGTTAGTCAGAAGCATCTAACTACTTGGAACATCAATTTTACCTATCGAGTTCGGTGAACAATATGCCATCCAAAGAGGAACTCTGGACCGACGCCTTAGCGGACTCGACAACCCTCATGCCGTCACTATATGCCAAGAACTTGTTGACTTGTATTGGCACCTGTAGACCATATGAATCTTGATTTACGAGACAGTTCGCTTTGTATACACAAATTAGAGGGTATCTATTACAGTCATAGTTAAATAACTGAACACTAACCAAAAGAAAGCAACCATTTCTTGATGCACTTACCATGCTTCCATGTAAAATACTGATATGTCTAAAAGTGTAAACCATTTGTGTTGATGTGTAATTGTATAACTAAGGATTATGCTATGAGACACAAGCATGGAAGAAGGTACAAATTTACGCATCTTTGTCAAGACAAAACAGAGAAGTTATCCTCTAACAAATTCATGGAACTGTCTAAACCACAACATCATAAAACAATGTTAAAGAAATATTCTCTCTAAGCAGAAAAATGGGTGATATACATGAAAGGAATTGAGAGAGCCGGAACTTTAAGTAGTGGATAATTACCTTACATCTCACTGCAATGTTAATGGCATCCGAGGGTCGCAGATCAAAGCTGATGCATTCTGCTTCATTACCCAACTTCAGTTGGCACAAAGAATTTTTTAGTAAAGAAATCATTGAATATGGTGAGGATACTTGTATCCATATActttattcaacaaaaacataaaggGTTTCTACATTTTAGTCCAATCTTCAATAACAATTCCGGCCTACCTTGGCAAGGTGTAACTCAGCAAAGTATGCCTCGTGTACCCTCTTAGTGACACGTACGAGTTTCACCTGCAAAAAAGGAATGTAAGCTGAAATAAACTAAAACTGTTAAAAAAAGAACTTAGTGCATATCAGAAACTCACTGTATAGCCCATCTTCTCAATCATGTCCTTCACCACTTGATACATGGTAGGCCTCGCCTGAAAAGTAATCAACCAATTAGCTTTTGTGAGTAATCGTTTTGATAGCTTAAATTAGAACAAGCGAGTAAGGGCAGCGTACAATTTGGACATTGCGTACAGCTGCCATGAGCAGCACACTCGGCATCTCcactgtaaaaaaaaaaccaataaCAAGAGTAAAGAGATAATAAAAGACGAGCCAATTTTGTGATtgtta from Sesamum indicum cultivar Zhongzhi No. 13 linkage group LG3, S_indicum_v1.0, whole genome shotgun sequence harbors:
- the LOC105159258 gene encoding bifunctional nuclease 2-like isoform X1, producing MASLQGPVVCPVVRAKQSGLGVPINSPLLKAKLFRSGFLGLKGLSCGRAYVGQGRHLKKRNTTRCSFSSSSNGNGSTAENSNENDADYVNSSVVEAVEVRSSPDGFMIKMRDGRHLRCVHNSPQGGHLPDYSPHHAIVLKMEDGTGLLLPIIVLEMPSVLLMAAVRNVQIARPTMYQVVKDMIEKMGYTVKLVRVTKRVHEAYFAELHLAKLGNEAECISFDLRPSDAINIAVRCKVPIQVNKFLAYSDGMRVVESAKASVQSSSLDGILFTELDRPTGHPCIETKEFNLLRNMLIAAVEERYRDAALWRDKLTQLRSKKNWT
- the LOC105159258 gene encoding bifunctional nuclease 1-like isoform X2, which translates into the protein MASLQGPVVCPVVRAKQSGLGVPINSPLLKAKLFRSGFLGLKGLSCGRAYVGQGRHLKKRNTTRCSFSSSSNGNGSTAENSNENDADYVNSSVVEAVEMPSVLLMAAVRNVQIARPTMYQVVKDMIEKMGYTVKLVRVTKRVHEAYFAELHLAKLGNEAECISFDLRPSDAINIAVRCKVPIQVNKFLAYSDGMRVVESAKASVQSSSLDGILFTELDRPTGHPCIETKEFNLLRNMLIAAVEERYRDAALWRDKLTQLRSKKNWT